The sequence below is a genomic window from Desulfurobacterium atlanticum.
TAACGATAGCCTTTTTCCAGTCCTTCCTCTTGCCTTTGAGCATTCTGAACCCTTTCCTTTTACCCTTAACAACAATCGTATTCACTTTGTCAACTTTAACATCAAAAATCTTTTCAACAGCTTCCTTTATCTCTGGCTTTGTTGCTTTAAGGTCAACTTCAA
It includes:
- the rplW gene encoding 50S ribosomal protein L23, translated to MKTPYDIIIRPIVTEKSVRLANMEVKSSKTKETRKITKVTFEVDLKATKPEIKEAVEKIFDVKVDKVNTIVVKGKRKGFRMLKGKRKDWKKAIVTLKPGYEIDLENL